The proteins below are encoded in one region of Knoellia sp. S7-12:
- a CDS encoding CDP-alcohol phosphatidyltransferase family protein has product MTVVLGSWGVGLGCGAVLIALLRRGLGRAWLARLGPADVVTLVRGLMACAVAALTVQLVMGHDVRVAVVAVAVPGLALDGVDGWVARRTSTVTALGARFDGEVDAFLILVLSVAAAPTFGWWVLTGGLARYAFGVAGWVAPWMQGALEFRYWRKVVAAAVGIVLVVAVADVLPRGVALGALVGAHVLLAESFGRDVWSLWRGRAGVAREVVGSATRWGGLARSAVVGVVAVALLWFVLVAPNQLNRLTPGSFLRMPVEIVAFGALVLVVPARLHRVVVAVPGMVVSVVLLFKVLDLGAFAVLDRPFNLVTDVGLLGSGWAFVRDSWGPWAAVGSIVAVLLVLAVVIVGPVWAVGRMARVVVRDRRRGVRGVVILAAVWALGAVTGLQSAAGATVSVSGAVPYVAGKVRAAETAYRDRVVFRQAIGVDPYRTPVPGELDGLEGKDVVVVFVESYGRVALEGAESQPVRTVLDSGTQQLRSLGFEARSGYLTSTTFGGSSWLAHSTLLSGLAVSDQSRYDLLLSSDRTTLASAFSRAGWRTVALMPSTRGDWPEGQVFYGFDEVLTGSELRYAGPRFGFSAVPDQFALSAFGEMELGDTRPRPVMAQVELTSSHGPWAPLPTMVSPSALGDGSVFNGQLEKATTAAELWRDRSAVPAAFRESIVYSLSSVISFAEQEADDDLVLVVLGDHQPATIISGFDGKRDVPVSVIARDPKVMERIASWGWQDGLRPGEGSPVWPMADFRDRFLGAFGGVAP; this is encoded by the coding sequence GTGACCGTCGTCCTGGGCTCGTGGGGTGTCGGACTCGGTTGCGGCGCCGTGCTCATCGCGCTCCTGCGACGTGGCCTCGGGAGGGCTTGGCTCGCCCGGCTCGGACCGGCCGACGTGGTGACGCTCGTGCGTGGCCTCATGGCCTGCGCGGTGGCGGCCCTGACCGTCCAGCTGGTGATGGGGCACGACGTCCGGGTGGCCGTGGTGGCCGTGGCTGTCCCCGGGTTGGCTCTCGACGGCGTCGACGGTTGGGTGGCGCGCCGGACGAGCACGGTGACCGCGCTGGGCGCTCGCTTCGACGGGGAGGTGGACGCGTTCCTCATCCTCGTCCTCAGTGTCGCGGCGGCGCCGACGTTCGGGTGGTGGGTGCTCACGGGAGGTCTGGCGCGCTATGCATTTGGTGTTGCTGGCTGGGTGGCGCCGTGGATGCAGGGGGCGCTCGAGTTCCGGTACTGGCGCAAGGTTGTGGCGGCGGCCGTGGGCATCGTGCTCGTGGTCGCCGTGGCCGATGTCCTGCCGCGAGGGGTGGCCTTGGGTGCTTTGGTCGGCGCCCACGTCCTGCTGGCCGAGTCGTTCGGGCGGGACGTGTGGTCGCTGTGGAGGGGGCGCGCCGGCGTGGCTCGCGAAGTCGTTGGCTCGGCGACACGATGGGGCGGTTTGGCGCGGAGCGCCGTGGTGGGGGTCGTGGCGGTGGCGCTGCTCTGGTTCGTCCTCGTCGCGCCCAACCAGCTGAATCGTCTGACGCCGGGTTCTTTCCTGCGTATGCCGGTCGAGATCGTCGCGTTTGGTGCTCTCGTTCTCGTTGTCCCGGCGCGTCTTCACCGGGTCGTCGTGGCCGTGCCGGGGATGGTCGTGAGTGTCGTTCTGCTGTTCAAGGTCCTCGACCTCGGGGCCTTTGCCGTGCTCGACCGACCCTTCAATCTCGTGACTGACGTGGGGCTGCTCGGGTCGGGCTGGGCGTTCGTGAGGGACTCGTGGGGTCCGTGGGCCGCGGTCGGGAGCATCGTGGCGGTGCTGCTGGTGCTGGCGGTCGTGATCGTGGGCCCTGTGTGGGCAGTTGGGCGGATGGCCCGCGTCGTCGTGCGCGACCGTCGGCGAGGGGTTCGAGGAGTCGTGATCCTGGCTGCCGTCTGGGCGCTCGGCGCAGTCACCGGGCTGCAGAGCGCCGCTGGCGCAACGGTTTCCGTGAGTGGTGCCGTGCCGTATGTGGCCGGGAAGGTCCGGGCCGCCGAGACGGCATACAGGGATCGTGTGGTGTTCAGGCAGGCCATCGGCGTGGACCCGTATCGAACTCCGGTGCCGGGCGAGCTGGATGGACTCGAGGGCAAGGACGTCGTGGTCGTGTTCGTGGAGAGCTATGGACGGGTGGCACTGGAAGGAGCTGAATCGCAGCCTGTGAGAACGGTTCTGGACAGTGGGACGCAGCAGCTGCGATCGCTCGGCTTCGAGGCGAGGAGCGGGTACCTCACGTCGACGACGTTCGGTGGGAGCAGCTGGCTCGCACACTCCACGCTCCTGTCCGGGCTGGCGGTGAGCGACCAGAGCCGCTACGACCTGCTCCTCTCCTCCGACCGCACGACCCTCGCCTCGGCCTTCTCACGGGCGGGGTGGCGCACGGTCGCCCTGATGCCATCGACACGAGGGGACTGGCCCGAGGGGCAGGTCTTCTATGGTTTCGACGAGGTCCTCACGGGTTCCGAACTTCGCTATGCCGGGCCGCGATTCGGCTTCTCGGCGGTGCCGGACCAGTTCGCCCTGTCTGCGTTCGGTGAGATGGAATTGGGGGATACCCGGCCGCGTCCGGTCATGGCCCAGGTCGAGCTCACGTCGAGCCATGGTCCGTGGGCGCCGTTGCCCACGATGGTTTCGCCGAGCGCGCTTGGAGACGGGTCGGTCTTCAACGGCCAGCTGGAGAAGGCGACCACGGCAGCAGAGCTGTGGCGCGACCGCTCGGCCGTGCCGGCGGCATTCCGGGAGTCGATCGTGTACTCGCTGTCGAGCGTCATCTCTTTCGCGGAGCAGGAGGCCGACGACGACCTCGTTCTTGTCGTCCTCGGGGACCACCAACCGGCGACGATCATCAGTGGGTTCGACGGGAAGCGAGACGTGCCGGTCAGTGTCATCGCGCGCGACCCCAAAGTGATGGAGCGGATCGCGAGCTGGGGCTGGCAGGACGGGCTGCGGCCGGGGGAGGGGTCGCCGGTGTGGCCGATGGCCGACTTCCGCGACCGCTTCCTCGGTGCGTTCGGGGGTGTGGCGCCGTGA
- the ribA gene encoding GTP cyclohydrolase II has protein sequence MTERPAVATVRTEVTVPMRFVDGFTTMARVITFDGLVDGLEHLAIGLGDADGRLPLVRLHSECLTGDVFGSQRCDCGPQLREAVGRIAEVGGYVLYLRQEGRGIGLYAKLDAYALQDLGLDTYEANVALGFREDARDYTVAAQMIQALGLARVALLSNNPDKAIQLGQLDVGVSERVPTEVHWSSANARYLTTKATRGAHTFDLLADLRLEA, from the coding sequence ATGACCGAACGACCAGCCGTGGCCACGGTTCGCACCGAGGTGACTGTGCCGATGCGCTTCGTCGACGGGTTCACCACGATGGCCCGCGTCATCACGTTCGACGGCCTCGTTGACGGGCTGGAGCACCTGGCCATCGGCCTCGGTGACGCCGACGGACGGCTACCACTCGTGAGGCTGCACAGCGAGTGCCTCACCGGCGACGTATTCGGCAGCCAGCGCTGCGACTGCGGCCCGCAGTTGCGTGAGGCGGTTGGGCGGATCGCGGAGGTCGGCGGCTACGTGCTGTATCTGCGACAGGAGGGGCGCGGCATCGGGCTCTACGCAAAGCTCGACGCCTATGCATTGCAGGACCTGGGCCTGGACACCTATGAGGCGAACGTCGCGCTGGGGTTCCGGGAGGACGCGCGGGACTACACCGTGGCGGCGCAGATGATCCAGGCCCTCGGCCTGGCGCGGGTCGCGCTGCTGAGCAACAACCCCGACAAGGCGATCCAGCTGGGGCAGCTCGACGTCGGGGTGAGCGAGCGGGTCCCGACAGAGGTCCACTGGAGTTCGGCGAACGCGCGCTACCTCACGACGAAGGCAACGCGAGGGGCTCACACGTTCGATCTGCTGGCCGACCTCCGACTCGAGGCTTGA